The genome window gtgatgggtgaaaccaggagggggaggggtgaagtagagagctgggaagttgattggtgaaagaggtacaggcctggagaaggggggaatctaacaggagagaacagaaggacaaggaagaaagaaaaggtgggggggaacaccagagggaggcgatgggcaggcaaggagataagctgagagagggaaaaggggatgggaaatggtgaaagagGGGCCAttatctgaaatttgagaaaccgatgttcatgccatcaggttggaggctacccagacggaatataaggtgttgttcctccaacctgagtgtggcctcatcgcgacagtctcccaatctacgttgggtctcaccgatacaccAGAGGCCACACCGatagcactgaacacagtatatgaccccaacagactcacaggtgaagggtcacctcacctggaaggactgtttggggctctgaatggtagtgagggagggggtgttcagcttgcaaggatgagtgccaggaggatcagtggggagggatgaatggacaagggagtcatgtagggagcgatccctctggaaagtggcggggggaggggagggaaagatgtgcttggtagtgggatcccattggagatggtggaagtttctccttcaccttttccctctctcaccttatcacatctccttgcctgcccatcccctccctctggtgcttccccccccccacactttcctttcttccaaggccttctgttctctcctatcagactcccccttctccaggcctgtatctctttcaccaatcaacttcccagctctttacttcatccctcctcccccccaatttcacccatcaccttgtgcttctccctctcctcccccaccttttaaatctactcctcagctttttttctctccagtcctgccgaaggatctcggcctgaaacgtcgactgtcctcttttccatagatgctgccagcgttttgtgtgttgcttggatttccagcatctgcagatgttcttttgtcAATACTGGGGCCTGTCCAGCGTTGGCGGGCTCCTCAGTGGTCCGAGTGTGTAACGACCACGTTGTAACTTGAAACTGTAAACAGTGTGTATTGTGAAGTGCTGTGGTATTGTTTTCCAGCGATACTGTAACTAGCTTTGGAAAAGGAAAACGAACAGCGGAATTTCTGGTCACTTTTACTGATGGGAGTTTCTCATCAGCTTCTGATCCCGTTCCAGACTACACCGCAGTGTGGTCAGCACAGCAAGTGATCACCGCGTGGCAGAGTTCGGCTTGTCTTTGGAACGACCTGTGAAAATGGAACGAAATCAGCTCCCGAAGACAGCCGGTCTATCCGTATTTAAAAACGTGCTTCTCCATCGCACGTCAAGATGCCTTGCCCTGCTTGGACCAAGTGGACGGGCAGGCTGGGGGTTCCTGGCATCTTCCCATGACGCTGTGTGCTCGTTGTTACTGTACGGTACTGTCAGGTTGGTGTGTTAGCTCGAATACGAACAGAGGCTGGCTCAGTAACGTACCGGTTAGCGTAACCACTTTATAACGACcgccgatcagggttcaattctcaccactggctgtcaggagtttgtacgtccttcccgtcACCGCGGGGGCTGCCTcgcacactccaaagatgtaggCGTTAGGGCTTGGGGTAGTGAGCTGTGAccgtgctgtgttggtgctggaagcacggtgacacatgtgggctgtccccagcacgtccttggactgcgttggtcgttgacacaaatgatgcgtttcactgtttgtttcgatGTGCGTGACAATAAAAGTTAATCTTTATCTTGACAATCAAGTCCCGCCACAACAGTATCCCCCGTTCGACCAGTGCCTTCCGCGATGAGCTTTAGCGCCTGGACTTCCTCTGCTGCTTTTCGGACGCCTCGCTCTCATCGTCACTGGGCGTGGGCGGTCTCCGGATGATCTTCTTTTCCACCTTGTACTTCTGCTCTGCGACGCGGGGCTCTGCCCTCACCAGGTACTCCCCGTTCTGGTAGGTGATGCTGACAAACGTCTTGGGGTAAGTGCCATACACTCGCCGCAGCTCGTCATGAAGGAAGTCGGGCACTTCCCTCCGGGGGCCGTACGTCTGCTCTAGCTTGCCCCAGTGCAGGTCACCCCTCAGGGTGGAGCCTTCAGGCCAGGCCCCTGAGCCCAGGGCTGGCTGCTGGGCCAAGTAGGCACCGTATGGATAATAGGGTGGGTACTGGTAGGGAGCTGGGTTTGCCGGTGTTGGGAACCAGAACGGAGGGACGTAGGGAACTCCGTAGAAGTGATGGTACTCGGTATAGTTCCCGGCTCCTTCACGCTCAGCGTTCACATCGGTCATGACTATGGTCAGCGGCCGACTGGAGAAGTTGTGCATCTGGATAGGAGGCAGCACAAAGGGATCGGTGAGCATGGTGGCCCTCCAGGGGCCAGGGGGCCTGTAGGAGCCAGCCGCTGGGTACATGCTTGGATGCAGCTGTCTCTCTGTTGCCAGCTCAGTGCATAATGGAGGGTGCTGTTGCTATTCTCCACTGACACTAACACCAACTTCCGGTGGGCTGAGGAAGGAAAGGAACACTATTTATTCTTCCCCACAAACTTCATTGTTTCCTTCAACTAAGTGGGTCTCAGTCACCATCCTCCCCTAATTCCACggcccatctccctcaccccggtTCTAtgtcccgtctccctcacctcggCTCCACggcccatctccctcaccccggtTCTatatcccgtctccctcaccccggttctatgtcccgtctccctcacctcagatccacggcccatctccctcaccccggtTCTatatcccgtctccctcaccccggttCCACggcccatctccctcaccccggtTCTATatcctgtctccctctccccggTTCCATGGTCCGTCTCCCTCACCGCGGTTCTAtgtcccgtctccctcaccccggttctatatcccgtctccctcaccctggTTCTAtgtcccgtctccctcaccccggttctatatcccgtctccctcaccccggttCTAtgtcccatctccctcacctcgGCTCCACggcccgtctccctcaccccggttctatgtcccgtctccctcaccccggttctatatcccgtctccctcaccccggttctatgtcccgtctccctcaccccggttctatgtcccgtctccctcaccccggttctatatcccgtctccctcaccccggttCTAtgtcccatctccctcacctcgGCTCCACggcccgtctccctcaccccggttctatgtcccgtctccctcaccccggttctatatcccgtctccctcaccccggttCTAtgtcccatctccctcacctcgGCTCCACggcccgtctccctcaccccggttctatgtcccgtctccctcaccccggttctatgtcccgtctccctcaccccggttctatgtcccgtctccctcacctcggCTCCACggcccgtctccctcacctcggCTCCACggcccgtctccctcaccccggttctatgtcccgtctccctcaccccggttctatgtcccgtctccctcaccccggttctatgtcccgtctccctcaccccggttctatatcccgtctccctcaccccggttctatgtcccgtctccctcaccccggttctatgtcccgtctccctcaccccggttctatgtcccgtctccctcaccccggttctatatcccgtctccctcaccccggttctatgtcccgtctccctcaccccggttctatgtcccgtctccctcaccccggttctatatcccgtctccctcaccccggttctatgtcccgtctccctcaccccggttctatgtcccgtctccctcacctcggCTCCACggcccgtctccctcaccccggttctatgtcccgtctccctcaccccggttctatgtcccgtctccctcaccccggttCTATGTCCCGTCTCCCTCTCCGTTGAGGGATGTGGATGATAGACAGGAAGAGGAAATTTATTATAACAACCATGAGATTAgacctaacctcaccatcaaaccctcagataagggggtgctgtagtagtctggcggactgacctctacctggCTGAGGCATGTCGACAACTCTTAGACACTTCCCCTTACTTAtctctccaacaggatcccactaaggaacaccaggccattgtctcccacaccatcactgaccttactgACTCTGGGgacctcccatccactgccaacaatctcata of Mobula hypostoma chromosome 19, sMobHyp1.1, whole genome shotgun sequence contains these proteins:
- the LOC134358786 gene encoding uncharacterized protein LOC134358786, which gives rise to MYPAAGSYRPPGPWRATMLTDPFVLPPIQMHNFSSRPLTIVMTDVNAEREGAGNYTEYHHFYGVPYVPPFWFPTPANPAPYQYPPYYPYGAYLAQQPALGSGAWPEGSTLRGDLHWGKLEQTYGPRREVPDFLHDELRRVYGTYPKTFVSITYQNGEYLVRAEPRVAEQKYKVEKKIIRRPPTPSDDESEASEKQQRKSRR